In the Lepus europaeus isolate LE1 chromosome 18, mLepTim1.pri, whole genome shotgun sequence genome, one interval contains:
- the LOC133746800 gene encoding LOW QUALITY PROTEIN: keratin, type I cytoskeletal 42-like (The sequence of the model RefSeq protein was modified relative to this genomic sequence to represent the inferred CDS: deleted 2 bases in 1 codon; substituted 2 bases at 2 genomic stop codons), with the protein MAAECDCVQRPDSARAAARCCPLRAADAGSLLLSPGLRRSRERRALAAPGGSPFRQARRRAVHPGSAEIISATKISGKLGGGYSGGYSCNLGGDLGSNFGISDALLGGSEETVQRLSLASDLDKVCALEEANTDLEPKIRERHQKQGPGPAHERSPYLKICGARMPGSARSDTGLGQAAGKPGSPDPGSLVLQIVSAHLVAGDFNTSAPTEPAYELCRVLDELALARXPDLEVQIESLREELADLRKSPEEEMTALRGQAGGDGSVEMDAAPGVDLSRILNETCDQHGKMVEQNLQGTKDWFFSTMEELNXEAAPDTEAPQSSGADVTELRGFVQNLGTELRSPLCTKASLENSMAEMEVRCGAGAQLQGLMGGVEQQLCQLCWDAEWQSQEYQVLQDEKTWLGPAIAACRRPLEGEDSLQAGATAAFPKGHEVFGR; encoded by the exons GCCCTGGCCGCCCCTGGAGGCTCCCCATTCAGACAAGCCCGGCGCAGAGCGGTGCATCCTGGCAGCGCCGAAATCATTAGCGCCACCAAGATCAGCGG CAAGCTTGGGGGTGGCTACAGTGGGGGCTACTCCTGCAACCTGGGTGGGGACTTGGGCTCCAACTTTGGCATCTCGGATgccctgctgggaggcagtgaggagaCCGTGCAGCGCCTCAGCCTGGCCTCTGACCTGGACAAGGTGTGTGCCCTGGAAGAGGCCAACACTGACCTGGAGCCGAAGATCCGTGAGAGGCACCAGAAACAGGGCCCCGGGCCTGCCCATGAACGCAGCCCCTACTTGAAGATCTGCGGGGCAAG AATGCCTGGCAGTGCCAGATCAGATACTGGGCTCGGTCAGGCGGCGGGGAAGCCGGGGAGCCCTG ATCCTGGCAGCCTTGTGCTGCAGATTGTCAGTGCCCACCTGGTGGCCGGCGACTTCAATACTTCCGCACCAA CCGAACCTGCGTATGAGCTGTGCAGGGTGCTGGACGAGCTGGCCCTGGCCAGG TGACCTGACCTGGAGGTGCAGATCGAGAGCCTCAGGGAGGAGCTGGCCGACCTGAGGAAGAGCCCCGAGGAG GAAATGACCGCCCTGCGGGGCCAGGCGGGCGGCGACGGCAGCGTGGAGATGGACGCCGCCCCTGGCGTGGACCTGAGCCGCATCCTGAACGAGACGTGTGACCAGCACGGGAAGATGGTGGAGCAGAACCTCCAGGGCACCAAGGACTGGTTCTTCAGCACG ATGGAGGAGCTGAACTGAGAGGCGGCCCCCGACACCGAGGCCCCACAGAGCAGCGGTGCCGACGTCACTGAGCTCCGCGGCTTCGTGCAGAACCTGGGGACGGAGCTCCGGTCCCCGCTCTGCACG AAAGCGTCCCTGGAGAACAGCATGGCCGAGATGGAGGTGCGCTGCGGGGCCGGGGCGCAGCTGCAGGGGCTGATGGGCGGCGTGGAGCAGCAGCTGTGTCAGCTGTGCTGGGACGcagagtggcagagccaggagtaCCAGGTGCTGCAGGACGAGAAGACGTGGCTGGGGCCGGCGATCGCCGCCTGCCGCCGCCCGCTGGAGGGCGAGGACTCCCTGCAAGCGGGGGCTACGGCCGCTTTCCCCAAAGGCCATGAGGTTTTCGGGAGGTGA
- the LOC133776706 gene encoding keratin, type I cytoskeletal 17 — MTTTIRQFTSSSSIKGSSGLGGSSRTSCRLSGSLGAGSCRLGSAGGLAGALGSSNYSSCYSFGSGGSYGGSFGGGDGLLAGGEKATMQNLNDRLASYLDKVRALEEANTELEVKIRDWYQKRAPGPAPDYSHYWKTIEDLKNKILTATVDNANILLQIDNARLAADDFRTKFETEQALRLSVEADINGLRRVLDELTLARADLEMQIENLKEELAYMKKNHEEEMNSLRGQVGGEINVEMDAAPGVDLSRILSEMRDQYEKMAEKNRKDAEDWFFTKTEELNREVATNSELLQSGKSEISELRRSMQALEIELQSQLSMKASLEGSLAETENRYCVQLSQIQGLIGGVEEQLAQLRCDMEQQNQEYRILLDVKTRLEQEIATYRRLLEGEDAHLTQYKPKEPVTTRQVRTIVEEVQDGKVISSREQVHQTTR; from the exons ATGACCACCACCATCCGCCAGTTCACCTCCTCCAGCTCCATCAAGGGCTCCTCCGGCCTGGGGGGCTCGTCCCGTACCTCCTGTCGGCTGTCGGGCAGCCTGGGCGCcggctcctgcaggctggggtCTGCAGGCGGCCTGGCAGgcgccctggggagcagcaacTACTCCAGCTGCTACAGCTTCGGCTCGGGCGGCAGCTATGGCGGCAGCTTTGGTGGCGGAGATGGCCTGCTGGCCGGTGGCGAGAAGGCCACCATGCAGAACCTCAACGACCGCCTGGCCTCCTACCTGGACAAGGTGCGCGCCCTGGAGGAGGCCAACACCGAGCTGGAGGTGAAGATCCGGGACTGGTACCAGAAGCGGGctccagggcccgcccctgaCTACAGCCACTACTGGAAGACCATCGAGGACCTGAAGAACAAG ATCCTCACGGCCACTGTGGACAACGCCAACATTCTGCTGCAGATCGACAACGCTCGTCTGGCCGCTGATGACTTCCGCACCAA GTTTGAGACGGAGCAGGCCCTGCGCCTGAGCGTGGAGGCTGACATCAACGGGCTGCGCAGGGTGCTGGACGAGCTGACCCTGGCCAGAGCCGACCTGGAGATGCAGATTGAGAATCTCAAGGAGGAGCTGGCCTACATGAAGAAGAACCATGAGGAG GAGATGAACTCCCTGCGAGGCCAGGTGGGCGGCGAGATCAACGTGGAGATGGACGCCGCCCCTGGTGTGGACCTGAGCCGCATCCTGTCTGAGATGCGTGACCAGTATGAGAAGATGGCGGAGAAGAACCGCAAGGATGCCGAGGACTGGTTCTTCACCAAG ACGGAGGAGCTGAACCGCGAGGTGGCCACCAACAGCGAGCTGCTGCAGAGCGGCAAGAGCGAGATCTCAGAGCTGCGGCGCTCCATGCAGGCCTTGGAGATCGAGCTGCAGTCCCAGCTCAGCATG aAAGCATCCCTGGAGGGCAGCCTGGCGGAGACAGAGAACCGCTACTGCGTGCAGCTGTCCCAGATCCAGGGGCTGATCGGCGGCgtggaggagcagctggcacagctGCGCTGTGATATGGAGCAGCAGAACCAGGAGTACAGGATCCTGCTCGACGTGAAGACCCGGCTGGAGCAGGAGATCGCCACCTACCGCCGCCTGCTGGAGGGCGAGGACGCCCA CCTGACTCAGTACAAGCCAAAAGAAC CCGTGACCACCCGCCAGGTGCGCACCATTGTGGAAGAGGTCCAGGACGGCAAGGTCATCTCCTCCCGCGAGCAGGTGCATCAGACCACCCGCTAA